Proteins encoded by one window of Xiphophorus couchianus chromosome 13, X_couchianus-1.0, whole genome shotgun sequence:
- the pkib gene encoding cAMP-dependent protein kinase inhibitor beta isoform X2 encodes MLGEPVMTEVEPVLDFASSGRSGRRNALPDILGSPAGVNPGDLPLKLAELSLEDGPGGAQSPTAEETPAPPEGSEEKNGS; translated from the exons ATGTTAGG TGAGCCTGTGATGACGGAGGTGGAGCCTGTACTGGACTTTGCCTCCTCTGGGCGCTCTGGGAGGAGAAATGCTCTTCCGGACATCCTGGGATCTCCAGCAGGCGTGAACCCCGGCGACCTGCCTCTGAAACTGGCCGAGCTCTCTCTCGAAG ATGGCCCGGGAGGAGCTCAGTCACCCACGGCGGAGGAGACCCCCGCGCCACCGGAGGGCTCGGAGGAGAAAAATGGATCGTAG
- the pkib gene encoding cAMP-dependent protein kinase inhibitor beta isoform X3, whose product MTEVEPVLDFASSGRSGRRNALPDILGSPAGVNPGDLPLKLAELSLEDGPGGAQSPTAEETPAPPEGSEEKNGS is encoded by the exons ATGACGGAGGTGGAGCCTGTACTGGACTTTGCCTCCTCTGGGCGCTCTGGGAGGAGAAATGCTCTTCCGGACATCCTGGGATCTCCAGCAGGCGTGAACCCCGGCGACCTGCCTCTGAAACTGGCCGAGCTCTCTCTCGAAG ATGGCCCGGGAGGAGCTCAGTCACCCACGGCGGAGGAGACCCCCGCGCCACCGGAGGGCTCGGAGGAGAAAAATGGATCGTAG